The Phoenix dactylifera cultivar Barhee BC4 chromosome 9, palm_55x_up_171113_PBpolish2nd_filt_p, whole genome shotgun sequence genome window below encodes:
- the LOC103698630 gene encoding probable folate-biopterin transporter 4 isoform X1: MGIRWAKQMRDTFGVPFLWLVSLIYFTQGFRSFVWTAVSYHMKDMLKLSPSALQFVVSVAYSPWSIKPIYGILSDCIPIRGRKRIPYLLISTVLSLLPWLVLGLTTSLRSSSNSLAAFLTVQNFGSAMADVVIDAMIAEAVRSEHAEFSGDLQSLSWSAMALGGICGSLLGGYTLSNLRIDTIFLLFSVLPTIQLLSCALVEEAPAGSKSTPDHSKQQHIEYEADVTFSSGNGSFTKTLKSGTSRRKKSSHKNAERKTKSIKSEIREQQNGLLAARGYLSLKSAAYSLCRAFRKPMILRPMAWFFFSNITVPNLSTHMFYYQTEVLHLEASFLGTVRVIGWFGLMLGTYIYNRYLKHMKLRKILMFAHIGLATVILFDIILVSRSHVQFAIPDKYMVLWGSALGDAINQFKMMPFLIISGQLCPPGIEGTLFALFMSINNLSSTLGSFLGAALASVLNISSGSFDNLPLGITVQLAATLVPIAFLFLIPKEATGLTSQ, translated from the exons ATGGGGATCCGATGGGCGAAGCAGATGAGAGATACCTTTGGAGTTCCCTTTTTATGGCTCGTATCCTTGATCTATTTCActcag GGTTTCCGATCATTTGTGTGGACAGCAGTTTCATACCATATGAAAGACATGCTCAAGCTATCACCCTCAGCATTGCAATTTGTGGTTTCTGTTGCATATTCTCCTTGGAGTATAAAACCAATCTATGG TATTTTATCTGACTGTATCCCTATTAGAGGGAGGAAGCGAATACCCTACTTGCTCATATCCACTGTACTCTCTCTTTTGCCATGGCTTGTTCTTGGTCTGACAACATCTTTAAGGAGTTCAAGCAATTCTCTTGCTGCTTTCTTAACAGTACAAAACTTCGGGTCTGCCATGGCAGATGTCGTTATTGATGCGATGATTGCAGAGGCTGTTCGCTCTGAGCA TGCAGAATTTTCTGGTGACCTCCAGTCATTATCTTGGTCTGCAATGGCCTTGGGAGGAATATGTGGGAGCTTGTTAGGAGGATATACATTATCCAATCTCAGAATAGACAcaattttccttcttttctctgTGCTTCCAACCATCCAGCTATTGTCATGTGCTTTAGTAGAGGAGGCCCCTGCAGGATCTAAAAGTACACCAGATCATAGCAAACAACAACATATAGAATATGAAGCAGATGTGACCTTTTCAAGTGGAAATGGTTCCTTCACTAAGACATTAAAATCTGGCACttctagaagaaaaaaaagcagtCATAAAAATGCtgaaaggaaaacaaaatccATTAAATCTGAGATTCGAGAACAGCAGAATGGCTTGCTAGCTGCAAGAGGTTATTTATCTCTGAAATCGGCTGCATATAGTTTGTGTCGAGCATTTAGAAAGCCAATGATTCTAAG ACCTATGGCATGGTTTTTCTTTTCGAACATTACAGTTCCAAACCTCTCAACACACATGTTCTATTATCAGACTGAGGTGTTGCATTTGGAAGCATCCTTTCTGGGGACTGTACGCGTGATTGGGTGGTTTGGCCTAATGCTTGGCACATATATTTACAATCGCTATTTGAAGCATATGAAGCTAAGAAAAATCCTGAT GTTTGCTCACATTGGTCTTGCCACTGTGATTCTGTTTGACATTATCCTAGTATCTCGGTCACATGTTCAGTTTGCCATACCTGATAAGTACATGGTGCTTTGGGGTTCGGCTTTGGGTGATGCAATTAACCAATTCAA GATGATGCCATTTTTGATCATTTCTGGACAGTTATGCCCACCTGGAATTGAAGGAACACTTTTTGCTCTGTTTATGTCCATAAATAACCTTAGTTCCACATTGGGCTCATTCTTGGGAGCTGCTTTGGCTTCAGTGCTGAACATATCATCTGGATCTTTTGATAACCTTCCCCTTGGCATTACTGTGCAACTAGCAGCCACTCTTGTTCCCATTGCCTTCCTGTTTTTGATTCCAAAGGAAGCTACAGGGCTGACTTCACAATGA
- the LOC103698630 gene encoding probable folate-biopterin transporter 4 isoform X2: MGYWLSCHTPPQNKASYMFQIWEGFRSFVWTAVSYHMKDMLKLSPSALQFVVSVAYSPWSIKPIYGILSDCIPIRGRKRIPYLLISTVLSLLPWLVLGLTTSLRSSSNSLAAFLTVQNFGSAMADVVIDAMIAEAVRSEHAEFSGDLQSLSWSAMALGGICGSLLGGYTLSNLRIDTIFLLFSVLPTIQLLSCALVEEAPAGSKSTPDHSKQQHIEYEADVTFSSGNGSFTKTLKSGTSRRKKSSHKNAERKTKSIKSEIREQQNGLLAARGYLSLKSAAYSLCRAFRKPMILRPMAWFFFSNITVPNLSTHMFYYQTEVLHLEASFLGTVRVIGWFGLMLGTYIYNRYLKHMKLRKILMFAHIGLATVILFDIILVSRSHVQFAIPDKYMVLWGSALGDAINQFKMMPFLIISGQLCPPGIEGTLFALFMSINNLSSTLGSFLGAALASVLNISSGSFDNLPLGITVQLAATLVPIAFLFLIPKEATGLTSQ, translated from the exons atgGGTTATTGGCTAAGTTGTCACACTCCACCTCAAAACAAAGCAAGCTATATGTTTCAAATCTGGGAG GGTTTCCGATCATTTGTGTGGACAGCAGTTTCATACCATATGAAAGACATGCTCAAGCTATCACCCTCAGCATTGCAATTTGTGGTTTCTGTTGCATATTCTCCTTGGAGTATAAAACCAATCTATGG TATTTTATCTGACTGTATCCCTATTAGAGGGAGGAAGCGAATACCCTACTTGCTCATATCCACTGTACTCTCTCTTTTGCCATGGCTTGTTCTTGGTCTGACAACATCTTTAAGGAGTTCAAGCAATTCTCTTGCTGCTTTCTTAACAGTACAAAACTTCGGGTCTGCCATGGCAGATGTCGTTATTGATGCGATGATTGCAGAGGCTGTTCGCTCTGAGCA TGCAGAATTTTCTGGTGACCTCCAGTCATTATCTTGGTCTGCAATGGCCTTGGGAGGAATATGTGGGAGCTTGTTAGGAGGATATACATTATCCAATCTCAGAATAGACAcaattttccttcttttctctgTGCTTCCAACCATCCAGCTATTGTCATGTGCTTTAGTAGAGGAGGCCCCTGCAGGATCTAAAAGTACACCAGATCATAGCAAACAACAACATATAGAATATGAAGCAGATGTGACCTTTTCAAGTGGAAATGGTTCCTTCACTAAGACATTAAAATCTGGCACttctagaagaaaaaaaagcagtCATAAAAATGCtgaaaggaaaacaaaatccATTAAATCTGAGATTCGAGAACAGCAGAATGGCTTGCTAGCTGCAAGAGGTTATTTATCTCTGAAATCGGCTGCATATAGTTTGTGTCGAGCATTTAGAAAGCCAATGATTCTAAG ACCTATGGCATGGTTTTTCTTTTCGAACATTACAGTTCCAAACCTCTCAACACACATGTTCTATTATCAGACTGAGGTGTTGCATTTGGAAGCATCCTTTCTGGGGACTGTACGCGTGATTGGGTGGTTTGGCCTAATGCTTGGCACATATATTTACAATCGCTATTTGAAGCATATGAAGCTAAGAAAAATCCTGAT GTTTGCTCACATTGGTCTTGCCACTGTGATTCTGTTTGACATTATCCTAGTATCTCGGTCACATGTTCAGTTTGCCATACCTGATAAGTACATGGTGCTTTGGGGTTCGGCTTTGGGTGATGCAATTAACCAATTCAA GATGATGCCATTTTTGATCATTTCTGGACAGTTATGCCCACCTGGAATTGAAGGAACACTTTTTGCTCTGTTTATGTCCATAAATAACCTTAGTTCCACATTGGGCTCATTCTTGGGAGCTGCTTTGGCTTCAGTGCTGAACATATCATCTGGATCTTTTGATAACCTTCCCCTTGGCATTACTGTGCAACTAGCAGCCACTCTTGTTCCCATTGCCTTCCTGTTTTTGATTCCAAAGGAAGCTACAGGGCTGACTTCACAATGA
- the LOC103698758 gene encoding transcription factor bHLH144-like, with translation MQRDSRLFSKKASRSLGYEAGGYALESPAGACYADGEALTGMKHHEFPGPLNGVEFQPSETCPENFVIFDQTYSKSRVMFHPSLAHNFGSSSFDIDGAHAHEAGKSMDRDNGNRGEYPSCYEDDAEAIDALLSSEEDDDDDVVSTGRTPGNWGGSTSSCSFSEGTKCSKLNATNASSSKTKREKMKRMVGTLRGIIPGGGDQMDTPAVLDEAVKYLKSLKVDVKKLGAQNFDS, from the coding sequence ATGCAGAGAGACTCGAGATTGTTTTCTAAGAAGGCCTCCCGATCTCTTGGATATGAAGCGGGCGGTTATGCTCTTGAGTCCCCTGCAGGTGCTTGCTATGCTGATGGCGAAGCACTGACAGGCATGAAGCATCATGAGTTTCCCGGTCCGCTTAATGGTGTCGAGTTCCAACCCTCTGAAACCTGTCCTGAGAACTTTGTCATCTTTGATCAGACGTACAGCAAAAGCCGGGTCATGTTCCACCCTTCCTTAGCCCACAATTTTGGCTCTTCAAGCTTTGATATCGACGGAGCTCATGCCCATGAAGCTGGCAAAAGTATGGACAGAGATAACGGCAACAGGGGAGAATATCCCTCTTGTTACGAGGATGACGCAGAAGCTATCGATGCATTGCTGAGttcagaagaagatgatgatgatgatgtggtCAGCACCGGGCGGACTCCAGGCAATTGGGGAGGCAGTACTTCTTCGTGTTCGTTTTCAGAGGGGACGAAATGCAGCAAGCTCAATGCTACTAATGCCAGCAGCAGCAAGACTAAAAGGGAGAAAATGAAGAGGATGGTTGGAACACTTCGGGGAATCATACCCGGCGGTGGAGACCAAATGGATACACCTGCTGTTCTTGATGAAGCTGTTAAGTACTTGAAATCCCTCAAGGTGGATGTGAAGAAGCTTGGAGCACAGAATTTTGACAGCTGA